A region of the Aulosira sp. FACHB-615 genome:
GGTGAGTGGTGACACTAAGTTGGGTGTGGAAGCGGTGACAGATACAGCTTTGACTTATCAACTGTTGTCGCAATATACAGCTTTTGTGGCGGTGAGTGATGATGTGCGAGTTGATTCGCGTCAGGGTTCAGTTTCGGTGCAAGTACCTGTAGAAATGGCTGAAGATATCAGCTATCAAGGTATTTATGGTAGTGCTTTTAGTGCTTTTGCTCCCAGAGTAAGTGCAATATCTCCTGCGCCTGAGTTTTTGCAACGTAAGCGGAGAGTAGAATCTCCAGGCGCACCGGAAGCAGAGAGTTTTCTGTGTGAAGCACCGTCACCTCCGAAATTGGCACAAAGAGCTTACCGTAGTTTTGATGAAGATTTTGAGGATGTAGACTTATTAGAAGCAGAAGAACTTGTAGAGAAAGTTGATCCTGTTGAGCATTTACAGGTTGTGAGTGTGACGGGATTAAATGAGCAAATGCTTGCGCTTCTGACTCAGCATTTAAAATCTGTCTCGTTGTTTATGTATTCCAGTGGGGATTTAGTGTTTGAGTTGCAGATAAGTAAGGGACGAGTCAGACAGGTGTTGTTAGATGAGCAGGCTTCTACTTTTAAGGAACAGTCTGTAATTGATATTATCAGGCGATCGCTTGTTTCTTGGCGCATTCCTCAATTACTCACAGCTACCGTGTCTATAACACTGCGATTGCAAACGTAATATAAAACTATACCGGGTTCATCCCGGTTTTTTTATTGCAGGCGATCGCAATTCATCCTTTAACCCTCACAATAGCAATTTACATTTTTGATTATGTTTCAATATTTCTTTGCTTCCAGTAATTTGGTTTGCGTTTACTATGCGCGATCGCAATCACCCAAATCACTTCTTCAAGCTCCGTATAAAATATCAAATAAGGAAAACGTTGAATTTTATAACGACGTATTCCTGCTATTTTATATGGAGTGCCTAAATTGGGGTTTTGCTGAATTTTAAGAATAACTTTTTCTACTTCAGCAAGTAAATCAAGCCCTAAGCCTACTTTTTGAGATTCATAGTAAGCTATTGCAGCATCAAGCTCTTTTCGAGCTTCGGTGTGAATTACAATAAACTTCACGAATACTTTTCTCGTAACTCAGAAAAAACTTGAGATGATGGTTCCCCAATAGCTTTTTTACAATTAATATCCTCCAACCGTTGAGTTAATTCTGTATCCCAAGCAATTTCTAGATTATCATCTATATCTTCATCTAGAGAATGAATTAAAAAATAAGCAATTTCAGCACGTTCTTTTGCAGACAGGCGAGAAAGTTCAATTTTAAGTTTTTCGGCTGTTTCACTCATATTTTGAGGCTTTGTCAATAATTTTCATTATAAGCTTAATTATTGGCTGAACAGTAAACTATTGCTATATAAGATTAATATCTGGAATTGAAATATTATCTTGCTCTCTGATATTATCCCAATCAATTACCGCCATCCAAACATTTTCTTCATGAGAATATTGAACAATTCCATCAACTTCTAAATCTTCGCTATACAACACCAAATTTAAATTATCTTGCAACCAAATTTTTTGACGAGCTAAATCTTCAATAGTACCAGTACAATTAAGTCGCAAGCGACCTTGAGAATCAGCATTATGAAAATCGGCAAAGACTCTTGGTTTATCCATAGCGTTTAAATGGTGAGAAAATTTCTAGTTTGCTTTAGCTGGATTAGCAATTGTAGGAGTAAGTAAGCTGCTAATTTGCTGTGGAGTTAAACCTGTTAATGTTGCATGAGAGGAACTTCTACCAGAAGTACGAATTACATCTCCTCCTAAAGCTCTAACTGCGCCTACTGATGTTACTCCAATTTGTCCGTGAGGTATTGTTGCAGCCAACTGTTCTATCGATAATCCTATCGCACTCTCTACAGATATTCCAGTTACTCCACTAGGATGAGTCCCAAAACCACGCTCAATATCTTCTGGTCGATTACGTCTACCCCGAATAACTATTGCTTCGTCTGGTATTTTATCTACAATCACAAGTAATTTTGAATTTGTTCTTTCTTCTGTAGCATATCAAATGCAACTACAATTTATATTTTTACACCTACAATTGCAATGAGATCGCTCGCAATTCATCTTTCAACTATCACAATTATAATGTGAGCGATCGCATTTCATCTTTCACCCATCACAATAGCAGTGTGAGCGATCGCATTTCATCTTTCAATCATCACAATCATAATGAGAGCGATCGCATTTTTTCAACTCCTACACCCCCACACCCTTTCTTTTCCTAACTTGTCTGCGATACTTTCTCATCGCGCCACAGTTGATATAAACGATTTGCGGGCATTGTTAAATATAGAATATCGCCCTCGTCTAATTGTGTTGTGAGTAATTGCCAACCTTGGACACGTTGACTGTTACTTTCCACATATAACGGTACAAAGTCAGCAGATATGGCGATTTCTTTCACCAATTGACCGCAAAAGGGATGTGATGCTGTAATGAGTGTGGCAAAGGCTACCCATAGTTTATTGGCGGTAATACCATTACCGAGGATGCGTCCACCTAAAGCGGCGGCGGCAAAGGCTGGCGCGGCTAGTTCTGCGGGACTGAGGACGGCTTCAAAATTAAATACTTGTTGTGCCATCCTAGCAAAGTCGGGGTCAGCATAATGAACAATTACAGGAATTTTAGGTGCTAAACCTTTAGTTTTAAGGGCAATTTCTAGGTTAGTTGCATCGTTGTGAGTAACAGCTAATACCGCCGCCGCCGCAGTTACATTACTGGTTTGCAAAATGGTGCGGAAACTTGCATCACCTTGAATTACC
Encoded here:
- a CDS encoding flavoredoxin: MIVDKIPDEAIVIRGRRNRPEDIERGFGTHPSGVTGISVESAIGLSIEQLAATIPHGQIGVTSVGAVRALGGDVIRTSGRSSSHATLTGLTPQQISSLLTPTIANPAKAN
- a CDS encoding addiction module protein yields the protein MTKPQNMSETAEKLKIELSRLSAKERAEIAYFLIHSLDEDIDDNLEIAWDTELTQRLEDINCKKAIGEPSSQVFSELREKYS
- a CDS encoding type II toxin-antitoxin system RelE/ParE family toxin, with the translated sequence MKFIVIHTEARKELDAAIAYYESQKVGLGLDLLAEVEKVILKIQQNPNLGTPYKIAGIRRYKIQRFPYLIFYTELEEVIWVIAIAHSKRKPNYWKQRNIET